A single window of Qipengyuania sediminis DNA harbors:
- a CDS encoding O-antigen ligase family protein, translating into MRFVALALILLSLPLFVALLKRYPARRDTALYAVGLLIFTIGFLQLDAAFISWAMWPGIARGMMIAPIDTLCWALLLTRRERVGPVPMLWLLILYLVPPTLSIAVSAVPMASVFVPWQTLRLILIFLAIAGEIHRMPALLALFRGLAVGLIVQAGFVIEQKLSGAVQAGGTAAHQNVLGLVVELSIVPLLAAVLEGHRSKLLYAGILAGLIAIAGSGSRGAMAVAPAGVILVFLISMIRRPTAHKGKLLGAAGLAAAVIVPLGLATLEDRFGDRSVITYEQEREAFSRAARAMANDHPLGVGANTYVTVSNTQGYAERAGVIWSAGSRSAPVHNVYLLARAETGWFGNIVVLMVLVIPLLLGFRAAFADRKSPLGGITVGASVAVLMALIHNNYEYAWVLEEVQRFYFLNLAIIAACIMANRRNRREARRARAARRSELQAAAQ; encoded by the coding sequence ATGCGTTTCGTCGCCCTGGCCCTCATCCTGCTGAGCCTTCCGCTCTTCGTAGCGCTCTTGAAGCGCTATCCCGCGCGGCGCGACACGGCTCTGTACGCGGTCGGGCTCCTGATCTTCACGATCGGCTTCCTTCAGCTGGATGCAGCCTTCATCTCATGGGCGATGTGGCCCGGCATCGCTCGGGGCATGATGATCGCGCCGATCGATACCTTGTGTTGGGCGCTGCTGCTGACGCGCCGGGAGCGGGTGGGGCCGGTGCCGATGCTGTGGCTGCTCATCCTTTACCTCGTCCCGCCTACGCTTTCGATCGCGGTCAGCGCGGTGCCGATGGCTTCGGTGTTCGTTCCCTGGCAGACGCTGAGGCTCATCCTGATCTTCCTAGCGATAGCTGGGGAAATTCACCGGATGCCGGCTCTGCTCGCCTTGTTTCGCGGCCTGGCGGTGGGCCTGATTGTCCAGGCCGGCTTCGTGATCGAACAAAAGCTGTCGGGGGCGGTCCAGGCGGGCGGAACCGCCGCGCACCAGAATGTGCTTGGTTTGGTCGTCGAGCTGTCGATCGTGCCGCTGCTAGCCGCCGTGCTGGAGGGGCATCGGAGCAAGCTGCTCTATGCGGGTATTCTCGCTGGCCTCATCGCGATCGCCGGCAGCGGATCGCGCGGAGCGATGGCGGTCGCTCCTGCCGGGGTGATCCTGGTTTTCCTGATCAGCATGATCCGCCGCCCCACCGCGCACAAGGGGAAGCTTCTCGGCGCCGCCGGCCTCGCCGCCGCAGTCATCGTGCCGCTGGGCCTCGCCACGCTGGAGGACCGCTTCGGCGATCGCAGCGTCATCACCTATGAGCAGGAACGCGAGGCCTTCTCGCGCGCGGCACGCGCCATGGCCAACGATCATCCGCTTGGGGTGGGGGCCAACACCTATGTGACGGTCAGCAACACGCAAGGCTACGCAGAGCGCGCCGGCGTAATCTGGAGCGCCGGCAGCCGCAGCGCTCCCGTGCACAATGTCTATCTCCTGGCCCGGGCGGAGACTGGCTGGTTCGGCAATATCGTCGTCCTCATGGTGCTTGTCATCCCGCTGTTGCTGGGGTTTCGTGCCGCTTTCGCAGACCGCAAATCCCCGCTGGGTGGCATCACCGTCGGCGCCAGCGTCGCTGTGCTGATGGCCCTGATCCACAATAATTACGAATACGCCTGGGTCCTGGAAGAAGTGCAGCGCTTCTATTTCCTCAACCTGGCAATAATCGCGGCCTGCATAATGGCGAACCGGCGCAATCGGCGCGAAGCGCGGCGGGCCAGGGCGGCGCGTCGCAGCGAGCTGCAGGCGGCGGCGCAGTGA
- a CDS encoding spike base protein, RCAP_Rcc01079 family, whose product MPDPLDRYEDTLDSVTSPARDAFAVTPHDSAALPRLPKALLVGTAGTLAVRAVDAAADVTIAVTAGQLVPIRASHVRAAGTTAGLIVALV is encoded by the coding sequence ATGCCCGATCCCCTCGACCGCTACGAGGACACTCTCGACAGCGTCACCAGCCCCGCGCGCGACGCCTTTGCCGTCACTCCGCACGATAGCGCCGCGCTTCCCCGCCTGCCCAAGGCGCTCCTGGTCGGGACGGCCGGAACGCTTGCGGTTCGCGCGGTCGATGCCGCCGCGGATGTGACCATCGCTGTGACCGCAGGGCAGCTCGTCCCCATCCGCGCCTCGCATGTTCGCGCCGCGGGCACTACCGCGGGCTTGATCGTGGCGCTGGTCTGA
- a CDS encoding Gfo/Idh/MocA family protein translates to MTIAPPLRAAVIGCGAIAYEHLPFVANAAHVTPVGLCDRSRALALAAARHFGLAVPLYTDAEEMLAAVKPEIVHILTPPHTHDPLVRAALGAGAHVICEKPMTGSAAETKALLAAAAEAGKVLVESRNLLWNDPVLALMRLVRRGELGAVRECDILLSLDFLSGPFGDTNLAGGVGLPGGAVHDFLPHLVYLFQSLTAVHDVEQVLGDYTNRSGNPRAGYDFCDVLLRAGPVRGRLRVATDVEPSAFRVHLRGSAASVETDLYNPFLRFEGEPDTGKRYPIGQLRAGAGLIRAGLANLKNKIGQHGTTHGLPRMLEAVYGAIRQGAPPPIAPDEMLATARLTDQILALRSPA, encoded by the coding sequence ATGACCATAGCACCCCCCTTGCGCGCTGCGGTAATCGGCTGCGGCGCGATCGCCTATGAACACCTGCCTTTTGTGGCAAATGCCGCGCACGTAACGCCTGTCGGGCTATGCGACCGCTCGCGCGCTCTGGCGCTGGCTGCGGCGCGCCATTTCGGCCTGGCTGTCCCGCTCTACACCGATGCCGAGGAAATGCTGGCCGCGGTAAAGCCCGAAATCGTCCATATCCTGACGCCCCCCCACACGCATGACCCGCTGGTGCGCGCGGCGCTGGGCGCTGGGGCGCATGTGATTTGCGAGAAGCCGATGACCGGCAGCGCCGCCGAGACCAAAGCGCTGCTCGCCGCCGCCGCCGAGGCGGGCAAGGTGCTGGTCGAGAGCCGCAACCTCCTGTGGAACGATCCCGTTCTCGCGCTGATGCGCCTTGTCCGCCGGGGCGAGCTCGGCGCGGTTCGCGAATGCGACATCCTCCTCTCGCTCGACTTCCTCTCGGGTCCCTTCGGCGATACCAATCTGGCGGGCGGGGTGGGGCTCCCCGGCGGCGCGGTGCATGACTTCCTTCCGCATCTCGTGTATCTTTTCCAATCCCTTACCGCGGTCCACGACGTCGAGCAGGTGCTAGGGGACTACACCAATCGCAGCGGCAACCCGCGGGCGGGCTACGACTTTTGCGACGTGCTGCTGCGCGCCGGCCCGGTGCGCGGGCGGCTGCGTGTCGCCACCGATGTCGAGCCGAGCGCCTTTCGCGTGCATCTGCGCGGAAGCGCGGCCAGCGTCGAGACCGATCTCTACAACCCCTTCCTCCGCTTCGAAGGCGAGCCGGACACCGGCAAGCGCTATCCTATCGGACAGCTGCGGGCGGGGGCGGGGCTGATCCGCGCCGGGCTCGCCAATCTCAAAAACAAGATCGGCCAGCACGGCACCACCCACGGCCTGCCGCGCATGCTCGAAGCGGTCTATGGCGCGATCCGCCAAGGCGCCCCCCCGCCGATCGCCCCCGACGAGATGCTGGCGACGGCGCGGCTGACCGACCAGATCCTCGCGCTGCGGAGCCCGGCATGA
- a CDS encoding oligosaccharide flippase family protein encodes MVRPIPQFDRLLAGLHVPRGLLMQAGWTTFGYGTTQIIRFASTVILTRLLAPELFGISVLLVSLRIGMELFSDLGIGTSVVASQRTRDPVLYRTAWTMQFLRGVLLAVLALALLPLFGSIYDDPALRDVLPTLALFLLIAGAHSIAPAIATKELRTKRIAAYEIGSALAQAALTIAAVLVSPTIWGLIIGQLLGALVQAAASYLILPDVRCRPLLDRAAFRELFSFGKWIFLSSIVFFLSTYMDRLMLGKLDALAMLGIYGVARALGDAVAQFGSRMANTIVFPKVAAADVRGEALRARVTKRRAQFVLLMLAALALLIAFAEPIIRILYDARYWSAAPVLPWIALATWLAILNSMADSFALGVAKPQLSMIGHLAKLAALVALLPLGIESAGIVGAAAAAVAAEMVRYAALNIALARERLVFVGQDALATALLIGSGLALYALASAVVPALFTLPPFAIYPA; translated from the coding sequence ATGGTTCGCCCTATCCCACAGTTCGACCGTTTGCTCGCGGGGCTGCATGTGCCGCGCGGGCTGCTGATGCAGGCCGGGTGGACGACCTTCGGATACGGCACCACCCAAATCATCCGCTTCGCCTCCACGGTTATCCTCACCCGCCTGCTCGCGCCCGAGCTGTTCGGCATTTCGGTGCTGCTGGTCTCGCTCAGGATCGGGATGGAACTCTTCTCCGATCTGGGCATCGGTACCAGCGTCGTTGCCAGTCAGCGCACGCGCGACCCGGTGCTCTATCGCACCGCCTGGACGATGCAGTTCCTGCGCGGGGTGCTGCTGGCGGTTCTGGCGCTCGCGCTGCTGCCGCTGTTCGGCTCGATCTACGACGATCCTGCCTTACGCGACGTGCTACCGACGCTGGCGCTGTTCCTGCTGATAGCGGGCGCGCATTCGATCGCCCCCGCGATCGCCACCAAGGAGCTGCGCACCAAGCGGATCGCGGCCTACGAGATCGGCAGCGCGCTCGCGCAAGCGGCGCTGACCATCGCCGCGGTGCTGGTCTCGCCCACCATCTGGGGGCTTATCATCGGGCAGTTGCTCGGGGCGTTGGTCCAGGCGGCCGCCTCCTATCTCATCCTCCCCGATGTCCGCTGCCGCCCGCTGCTCGACCGCGCAGCGTTCCGGGAGCTGTTCTCTTTCGGGAAGTGGATCTTCCTCTCCTCGATCGTTTTCTTCCTTTCGACCTATATGGACCGGCTGATGCTGGGGAAGCTCGATGCGCTGGCGATGCTGGGCATCTACGGCGTCGCGCGCGCGCTGGGCGATGCTGTCGCACAATTCGGCAGCCGCATGGCGAACACCATCGTCTTTCCCAAAGTCGCCGCCGCTGACGTGCGGGGCGAGGCCCTGAGGGCCCGGGTTACCAAGCGCCGGGCGCAGTTCGTGCTGCTGATGCTTGCCGCGCTTGCGCTGCTGATCGCCTTTGCCGAGCCGATCATCCGCATCCTTTACGATGCGCGCTATTGGAGTGCGGCGCCGGTCCTGCCCTGGATCGCGCTCGCGACCTGGCTCGCCATCCTCAATTCCATGGCCGACAGTTTCGCATTGGGCGTGGCGAAGCCGCAGCTGAGCATGATCGGCCATCTCGCCAAGCTGGCCGCGCTGGTCGCGCTGCTGCCCCTTGGTATCGAGAGCGCGGGCATCGTGGGCGCGGCTGCGGCCGCCGTGGCCGCTGAGATGGTGCGCTATGCCGCACTGAACATCGCGCTCGCGCGCGAGCGGCTGGTCTTTGTCGGCCAGGACGCGCTCGCGACTGCCCTGCTGATCGGATCGGGCCTGGCGCTTTATGCGCTGGCGAGCGCCGTGGTACCCGCACTGTTTACGCTGCCCCCCTTCGCCATCTATCCGGCGTGA
- a CDS encoding acetyl-CoA C-acetyltransferase yields MPHAYIIDAVRTPRGIGKQGKGALAHMHPQHLAATVLSAIRDRNGLDTSTVDDIIWSVSTQDGAQAGDLGRMAALDAGYDLKASGTTLDRFCGGGITSVALAAAQVMSGMEDCVIAGGTEMMSLTAQMTREKMAAGMKPPMMGSHNARLQEVHPQSHQGVCGDAIATMEGFTREELDEVGHRSQQRAAAAIAEGRFAKSVVPVTDEAGTLVLEREEYPRPETTKEGLAALEPAFAKIADMPVDQQGTTFRGLVNRKFPELEIEHFHHAGNSSGVVDGAAAVLVTSADYGRKHGLTPRARVVATANIGDCPTLMLNAPVPAAKKVLEKAGLTKDDIDLWEINEAFAVVAAKFVRDLDLDWDKVNVNGGSIALGHPIGATGSILIGTIVDELERQQKRYGLVTMCAAGGMAPAIIVERVTDWAD; encoded by the coding sequence ATGCCCCACGCCTATATCATCGATGCCGTCCGCACCCCGCGAGGGATCGGCAAACAGGGGAAAGGAGCGCTCGCCCATATGCACCCCCAACATCTCGCGGCCACGGTCCTCTCCGCGATCCGCGACCGCAACGGGCTCGATACCAGCACGGTCGATGACATCATCTGGTCGGTTTCGACGCAAGATGGCGCGCAGGCAGGCGATCTCGGGCGTATGGCCGCACTCGATGCGGGTTACGATCTCAAGGCCAGCGGCACCACATTGGACCGCTTCTGCGGCGGCGGGATCACGAGCGTGGCGCTCGCCGCGGCGCAGGTGATGAGCGGGATGGAGGATTGCGTCATCGCCGGCGGCACCGAGATGATGAGCCTGACCGCGCAGATGACGCGCGAGAAGATGGCGGCGGGAATGAAGCCGCCGATGATGGGCAGCCACAATGCCCGGCTGCAGGAGGTGCATCCCCAGAGCCACCAGGGCGTCTGCGGCGATGCCATCGCCACGATGGAGGGCTTCACCCGCGAAGAGCTGGACGAGGTCGGCCATCGCAGCCAGCAGCGCGCCGCCGCCGCTATTGCGGAGGGACGCTTCGCCAAATCGGTGGTCCCCGTCACCGACGAGGCCGGGACGCTGGTGCTGGAGCGCGAGGAATATCCGCGGCCCGAAACCACGAAGGAAGGTCTCGCCGCGCTCGAACCCGCCTTCGCCAAGATCGCGGACATGCCGGTCGATCAGCAGGGCACGACGTTCCGGGGTCTCGTAAACAGGAAGTTTCCCGAGCTCGAAATCGAGCACTTCCACCACGCCGGCAACAGCTCGGGCGTGGTCGACGGCGCGGCTGCGGTGCTGGTGACCAGCGCGGACTACGGCCGCAAACACGGCCTCACCCCCCGCGCCCGCGTGGTGGCCACCGCCAATATCGGCGATTGCCCGACGCTGATGCTCAACGCCCCGGTGCCGGCGGCAAAGAAGGTGCTGGAGAAGGCGGGCCTCACCAAGGACGATATCGACCTGTGGGAGATCAACGAGGCCTTCGCGGTGGTGGCGGCGAAGTTCGTGCGCGATCTTGATCTCGATTGGGACAAGGTCAACGTCAACGGCGGCTCGATCGCGCTCGGCCACCCCATCGGCGCGACGGGATCGATCCTCATCGGCACCATCGTCGACGAGCTGGAGCGCCAGCAGAAGCGCTACGGCCTCGTCACCATGTGCGCGGCGGGGGGCATGGCCCCGGCGATCATTGTCGAGCGGGTGACCGACTGGGCTGACTAG
- a CDS encoding glycosyltransferase family 4 protein: MTAPTDGAGSAAGYVLTHYPKLAQTFIAGEIAAVERAGVPLRVFAMNAPEAFELARAGAGEKTARTVYLKPRIGEALGALAAVSLRHPIRMAQVWRKAVASAGGNPARTVRRLAHLAQAALVERIAAREGIDTLHAHFGLAPATIAWLATHIAHARGRTRARFGFTIHGFHDFVEPAETRLDLKARDAAHVLCISDFTRSQLCLGTDPVLWSRYHVARCGVDIAAFPYRDPPPIAGRPRIMALGRLSPEKGFAILIEAIGVMQDEGIDAEVRIVGDGPMRSVLEAQAAALGLADRIAFTGELPPEEVARHLATSDIFCMSSFSEGLPISIMEAMAVGVPVVSTWICGIPELARQGETALTVPPADAAALAAALTRSAGDEALRVRLARAGRKAVEERHDLARCGAAVARHLQRTEP, from the coding sequence ATGACCGCGCCGACCGACGGGGCCGGGTCAGCCGCCGGCTATGTGCTGACTCATTACCCAAAGCTTGCGCAGACTTTCATCGCGGGCGAGATCGCAGCGGTGGAACGCGCGGGGGTGCCGCTGCGCGTCTTCGCGATGAACGCCCCTGAGGCTTTTGAACTGGCGCGCGCGGGTGCGGGCGAGAAGACGGCGCGGACGGTCTATCTAAAGCCGCGCATCGGCGAAGCGTTGGGCGCGCTCGCCGCCGTCAGCCTGCGGCATCCCATCCGCATGGCCCAGGTCTGGCGAAAGGCGGTGGCGAGCGCGGGCGGCAATCCGGCACGGACCGTGCGGCGGCTGGCGCATCTTGCCCAGGCTGCGCTGGTCGAGCGCATCGCGGCGCGCGAAGGCATCGACACGCTGCATGCGCATTTCGGGCTCGCCCCCGCCACTATCGCCTGGCTCGCGACCCATATCGCTCACGCCCGCGGGCGGACCCGGGCGCGGTTCGGCTTCACCATCCATGGCTTTCACGATTTCGTCGAACCGGCCGAAACCCGGCTCGATCTGAAGGCGCGGGACGCCGCCCATGTCCTGTGCATCAGCGATTTCACGCGCTCACAGCTGTGCCTTGGCACCGATCCCGTGCTGTGGTCGCGGTATCACGTTGCGCGCTGCGGGGTCGACATCGCCGCCTTTCCCTATCGCGATCCGCCTCCGATTGCCGGGCGGCCGCGGATCATGGCGCTCGGGCGGCTTTCGCCTGAGAAGGGCTTCGCCATCCTGATCGAAGCGATCGGCGTGATGCAGGACGAAGGGATCGATGCCGAGGTCCGCATCGTGGGCGATGGGCCGATGCGATCCGTGCTCGAGGCGCAAGCGGCGGCGCTAGGCCTTGCGGACCGCATCGCCTTTACTGGCGAGCTGCCTCCGGAAGAAGTCGCCCGCCACCTCGCGACAAGCGACATTTTCTGCATGTCTTCCTTCAGCGAAGGCTTGCCGATCTCGATCATGGAGGCGATGGCAGTGGGCGTGCCAGTGGTAAGCACCTGGATCTGCGGCATTCCTGAGCTGGCGCGACAGGGCGAGACCGCCCTCACGGTTCCGCCGGCCGACGCGGCCGCCCTCGCCGCCGCGCTGACGCGATCCGCGGGAGACGAGGCGCTGCGGGTGCGGCTGGCGCGGGCCGGCCGCAAGGCGGTGGAAGAGCGGCATGACCTTGCGCGCTGCGGCGCGGCGGTGGCCCGGCATTTGCAGCGAACCGAGCCATGA
- a CDS encoding glycosyltransferase translates to MPSNNDLVLVIPPILEVAGGAVRIDRDFANNLTAYLAHFDRVDVYCPKAGALGSFPAVVEQHEIPGHERLGLHILPQPYREDRYLRHRLAVGRQLKAALARARYRLISPHAPLSWSSLAGRICVRNGWPFDFEADWDLAGTSRYIIAQMPPGPRKLHHRLRFELHMLRYRRLLRRSSLALVQGQDVYEAYKGIAPNIHSVLNIQITAAERIAPAEVEAKAGEITAGAPLKLVYAGRASEMKGPLFWLDTMRRLREAGVRSEAVWLGGGEELETMRAFAAEHGLAGTCALPGNVAKEEVLAAMKGAHLFVFCHMGYESPRNLMEAVASGAPLCGFATPYSRSLVAPHGGGAFVERGDTAALAETIASLDRDRPALAQLVRACARSGQELDRDKAIEKRITLLKEYL, encoded by the coding sequence GTGCCTTCGAACAACGATCTCGTCCTCGTCATCCCCCCGATCCTCGAAGTCGCTGGCGGCGCGGTGCGGATCGATCGCGATTTCGCCAACAACCTGACCGCTTACCTGGCGCATTTCGACCGGGTCGACGTCTACTGCCCGAAGGCCGGCGCACTTGGCAGCTTTCCGGCGGTCGTCGAGCAGCATGAGATCCCGGGGCACGAACGGCTTGGCCTCCACATCCTGCCCCAGCCCTATCGCGAGGACCGCTATCTGCGCCACCGCTTGGCGGTAGGGCGCCAGCTCAAGGCGGCGCTCGCCAGGGCGCGCTATCGCCTGATCTCTCCGCACGCGCCGCTGAGCTGGTCGTCGCTAGCCGGGCGCATTTGCGTGAGGAACGGCTGGCCCTTCGATTTCGAAGCCGACTGGGACCTCGCCGGAACCAGCCGCTACATCATCGCGCAGATGCCCCCCGGGCCAAGGAAGCTGCACCACCGCCTCCGGTTCGAGCTCCACATGCTGCGCTATCGCAGGCTGCTGCGCCGCAGTAGCCTCGCACTCGTGCAGGGGCAGGACGTCTACGAAGCCTACAAGGGTATCGCCCCCAATATCCATTCGGTGCTCAACATCCAGATAACCGCCGCCGAGCGGATCGCGCCTGCCGAGGTCGAAGCGAAGGCGGGTGAGATCACGGCCGGCGCGCCGCTCAAGCTGGTCTATGCCGGTCGGGCGAGCGAGATGAAGGGTCCCCTTTTCTGGCTCGACACGATGCGGCGGCTGCGCGAGGCAGGCGTGCGGTCCGAAGCGGTCTGGCTCGGCGGTGGTGAGGAGCTCGAGACGATGCGCGCCTTCGCTGCCGAGCATGGCCTTGCCGGGACCTGCGCGCTGCCCGGCAATGTTGCAAAGGAAGAGGTGCTGGCCGCCATGAAGGGCGCGCACCTGTTCGTGTTCTGCCATATGGGCTATGAAAGCCCGCGCAATCTGATGGAGGCGGTGGCAAGCGGCGCGCCGTTGTGCGGCTTTGCCACCCCCTACAGCCGCAGCCTCGTCGCCCCGCATGGCGGCGGCGCCTTCGTCGAACGGGGCGATACCGCTGCGCTGGCGGAGACCATCGCCAGCCTCGACCGCGACCGCCCCGCTCTCGCGCAGCTCGTCCGCGCCTGCGCCCGCAGCGGACAGGAGCTCGACCGCGACAAGGCGATCGAGAAGCGGATCACGCTGCTGAAGGAATATTTGTGA
- a CDS encoding NAD-dependent epimerase/dehydratase family protein encodes MRVFVTGAAGFLGRATAEGAAAAGHEVLALYRPAAPLELGGVRAVAGDLRQPGDWQQALGEAEAVIHCAAAASGDLAAQLAGTVLATENLLAALPPGLRRFVHVSSFSVYDYAAPGPFGAITETSPLEPNPLHRDAYTQTKLLQEEMVRAHCRERGIELVVVRPGAIYGPGKDWDFGAAMRAGRFDLIFAPLARMRLIHVTDCARALVAALDAPIEHRELVVNAVGRDQPTHWSFHRTARRAGGKTGVPVPIPYALVRALGGAAALASRVFFGGRARLPELLDLPRQQARWRGLRYPASNSGAQLLGSQSVPLREGVKTITKK; translated from the coding sequence ATGAGGGTGTTCGTAACCGGCGCGGCGGGCTTTCTTGGCCGCGCCACGGCCGAGGGGGCAGCGGCCGCCGGGCATGAGGTTCTGGCCCTCTACCGCCCCGCAGCGCCGCTCGAGCTTGGCGGCGTGCGCGCCGTGGCGGGCGATCTGCGCCAGCCCGGCGATTGGCAGCAGGCGCTTGGCGAGGCGGAGGCGGTGATCCACTGCGCGGCCGCCGCCTCGGGCGATCTCGCCGCGCAGCTTGCCGGCACCGTGCTCGCGACCGAGAACCTGCTCGCCGCGCTTCCGCCGGGGCTCAGGCGTTTCGTCCATGTTTCGAGCTTTTCGGTCTATGATTACGCCGCGCCGGGGCCCTTTGGCGCAATCACCGAGACCAGCCCGCTCGAGCCCAATCCGCTGCACCGCGACGCCTATACCCAGACCAAGCTGCTGCAGGAGGAGATGGTGCGCGCCCATTGCCGGGAGCGGGGGATCGAACTGGTGGTGGTCCGGCCCGGCGCGATCTATGGGCCGGGCAAGGATTGGGACTTCGGCGCTGCGATGCGGGCAGGCCGGTTCGACCTCATTTTCGCCCCGCTGGCGCGGATGCGGCTGATCCACGTCACAGATTGCGCGCGGGCGCTGGTCGCCGCGCTCGATGCTCCGATCGAGCATCGGGAGCTCGTCGTCAACGCCGTCGGGCGCGATCAGCCGACGCATTGGAGCTTCCACCGCACCGCGCGCCGCGCCGGGGGGAAGACGGGGGTTCCCGTCCCCATCCCCTACGCCCTGGTCCGCGCCCTGGGCGGCGCGGCCGCGCTGGCAAGCCGCGTGTTCTTCGGAGGGCGCGCGCGCCTGCCCGAGCTCCTCGATCTCCCCCGCCAGCAAGCGCGCTGGCGGGGCCTGCGCTATCCCGCCTCAAACAGCGGCGCGCAATTGCTGGGTTCCCAATCGGTGCCGCTGCGCGAGGGCGTGAAGACAATCACGAAAAAATAG
- a CDS encoding glycosyltransferase codes for MTAPSRALALTTGIVAIGRNEGERLVRCLASLRDAACPLVYVDSASTDGSPETAAAMGAVVVPLDMRRPFTAARARAEGVAALERTAPELDTVFFIDGDCELEPGFLAAATRFLAGHPDYAVACGRRRERFPEASLYNRLIDREWNTPVGDAAACGGDALYRLAAYRAVGGFDAAMLAGEEPELCARLRAQGWRIMRLDSPMTLHDAAMHRFGQWWKRALRSGMGYVQAWRGTRAGALPGLYRRNIARAATWAGALPLLSLTLALAHAPWWLLLWPGLTLLQFARLMLREGMAPAALSIAGKYAELAGMLRYLVEESRGGRRDAVSYK; via the coding sequence GTGACTGCGCCATCGCGCGCCCTGGCGCTCACCACCGGCATCGTCGCGATCGGGCGCAACGAGGGCGAGCGCCTGGTGCGCTGCCTCGCTTCGCTGCGCGATGCCGCGTGCCCGCTGGTCTATGTCGACAGCGCCTCCACCGACGGCAGCCCCGAGACCGCGGCTGCGATGGGGGCGGTTGTCGTCCCGCTCGACATGAGGCGCCCCTTCACCGCCGCCCGCGCGCGGGCGGAAGGGGTGGCGGCGCTGGAACGGACCGCGCCCGAGCTCGACACAGTGTTCTTCATCGACGGCGATTGCGAGCTTGAACCAGGCTTCCTCGCCGCTGCCACTCGCTTCCTGGCCGGCCATCCGGACTACGCCGTAGCCTGCGGGCGGCGGCGCGAACGCTTTCCCGAAGCGTCTCTCTACAATCGATTGATTGACCGCGAATGGAACACGCCCGTGGGCGATGCGGCGGCTTGCGGGGGCGATGCGCTCTATCGGCTCGCCGCCTATCGCGCCGTGGGCGGTTTCGATGCGGCCATGCTTGCGGGAGAAGAGCCAGAGCTATGCGCCCGGCTGCGCGCACAGGGCTGGCGGATCATGCGGCTCGACAGCCCGATGACCCTGCACGACGCAGCCATGCACCGCTTCGGGCAGTGGTGGAAGCGCGCGCTCCGCAGCGGAATGGGCTATGTCCAGGCCTGGCGGGGGACCCGCGCCGGGGCGCTGCCGGGCCTCTATCGCCGCAACATCGCCCGCGCCGCGACCTGGGCCGGGGCGCTGCCACTTCTGTCGCTGACGCTCGCGCTGGCGCACGCGCCGTGGTGGCTGCTGTTGTGGCCGGGGCTGACCTTGCTGCAGTTCGCCCGTCTCATGCTGCGTGAAGGAATGGCGCCCGCCGCGCTCTCCATTGCCGGCAAATATGCCGAGCTTGCCGGGATGCTGCGCTATCTTGTCGAGGAGTCACGCGGCGGCAGGCGCGATGCCGTGAGCTACAAATGA